A genome region from Lytechinus pictus isolate F3 Inbred chromosome 16, Lp3.0, whole genome shotgun sequence includes the following:
- the LOC129279644 gene encoding ras-related protein Rap-2c-like: MREYKVVVLGSGGVGKSALTVQFVSGNFVEKYDPTIEDFYRKAIEVENTMAILEILDTAGTEQFASMRDLYIRNGQGFLVVYSVTSKQSFGDVLNIREQIVRVKGTDRVPMVLVGNKADLEQERQVPTSEGMILANRWGVPFYESSAKSTQNVNDVFADCVVEIMHILAPHKQASGGCCSKCVLL, from the coding sequence ATGAGGGAGTATAAAGTCGTCGTTTTAGGAAGTGGAGGAGTGGGCAAAAGTGCCCTGACAGTGCAGTTTGTTTCGGGAAACTTTGTCGAAAAGTACGACCCAACAATCGAGGATTTTTATCGCAAAGCCATCGAAGTTGAAAACACCATGGCTATCTTGGAAATTTTGGATACGGCCGGAACAGAACAGTTTGCGTCAATGAGGGATTTATACATCAGAAACGGGCAAGGTTTTCTTGTAGTTTACAGTGTTACGAGCAAACAGTCCTTCGGAGATGTTCTTAATATTCGTGAGCAGATTGTCAGAGTTAAAGGAACTGATCGAGTCCCCATGGTTCTTGTTGGAAATAAAGCAGATTTGGAGCAAGAGCGGCAGGTTCCCACCAGTGAAGGGATGATCCTCGCCAACCGATGGGGCGTGCCCTTCTATGAGAGCTCCGCTAAGAGCACACAGAATGTGAACGATGTATTCGCCGATTGTGTGGTGGAAATCATGCATATACTGGCGCCCCACAAGCAAGCCAGCGGGGGCTGTTGTTCCAAGTGTGTTTTattgtga